In the genome of Chryseobacterium phocaeense, the window AAAAGGAAATTCTTCGTTAAGAAGATTAAAACCAATCGGCTGATATTGGATTTTAGTACGAAGCCTGTTTAACGCAATATCGATAATATTTTTATGGTCAAAAGCTAATGACGGCAGCTTATTGACACTGAACCATTGGGCGTCTTCTGCATCTGAATCTGCAAAGAGCTCATGATAAGAAGGGTTCACAAGGCCCAGATAAGCCACAGAAACCACTCTGTTCCGGGGATCCCGGCCTACGTTACCAAAAGTATAGAGTTGTTCCAAAAAATCGGGCTTTATGCCTGCCTCTTCGTAAAGTTCTCTTTTCACTGCATCATCAAGGTTCTCATCATCAAGAACCAGACCTCCGGGAAGCGCCCAGCCCCCTTTGAACGGATCGATCTTTCTTTTGATTAAAAGAAGCTGAAGATCCTGCTTGTCAAAGTACCCGAAAATAACGGCATCTACGGCCACTTTGATATCCTGAATTTTTTTTGGAGACCCCATAAATCTAGTTTGCGTTGTGAATACACAAAGGTACAATTAATAAATGAAATCAAAAAAACAATTGACCGCATAATAAAATTAACTACCTTTATTTCACATTAATACACTTAAAATTAACTAATTATGAAAAATCTATTGTTATTATTCTCAGTCGTTTTTCTGGCAACCGCTTGCGAGAAAGGAAAACCAGCAACAGAAAAAGGTTCTTCCGGAACAGATTCGGCTTCGGCCAAAGAATGGAAACCTGTGGACTCTGCCACTGCTATGAAAGCCTGGATGGAATACTCCACACCGGGAGAAATGCAGAAAACATTAGCCGCCTCGGATGGAAACTGGACCGGGACCACAACAACCTGGATGGAAAACGGCGGGAATCCTGTCACCAGCCAATCTGAATGTACCAATAAAATGATCCTTGGTGGAAGATATCAGCAAAGTACCTACAAAGGAAACTTTATGGGTATGCCGTTTGAAGGAATGAGCCTTATGGGTTATGATAATACCAAGAAGAAATTTGTAAGTACCTGGGTAGATAATATGGGAACCGGAATTATGCATGCGGAAGGAGACTGGAACCCTTCTAAAAAATCCATAGAACTTAAAGGTAAAATGACAGATCCTGCGAGACCGGGAGAAGAATGTGATTTCCGCGAAGTGTATACTTTTACGGACGCAAACAATCACATGATGGAAATGTACGGTCCTGATTCCAAAACAGGAAAAGAATACAAAACCATGGAAATAAAATTCACCAGAAAGAAGTAAAACAGGTGAATCACCACAGCGAAAACAGTGATTTTCATTAGAGGTTGTATGACAGATATGCTCAACTTTGGGATAAGAATTAAAAATTATACCATCATGAAAACATTATTAAGAGCCTTTATCGTGGTTATTATCATCATAGGAGGAGTACTGATCATTGTTGTGGGGAAAAAACCTTTCCCGGAACCCGAATGCATTGTTTGCGGGATTAATCTTATAAGAACATTGGGAATAGCTGAAGTCATTCTCGGTCTCGGAGCCCTGGTGATCCAGGCCAACCTGATTGAGAAGCAGCGTAATTTCTGAAAAATAAAAGACCGGTAATTTTCTACCGGTCTTTTTTATATTAATCGTTCAGTTTCAGTACGGCCATAAATGCGGATTGAGGCACTTCTACCCTACCGATCTGCTTCATTTTTTTCTTACCTTCTTTCTGCTTTTCAAGAAGTTTACGCTTTCTGGAGATGTCACCTCCGTAACATTTTGCCGTAACGTCTTTTCTTAAAGCTTTTATGGTTTCCCTTGCGATAACCTTCGTTCCCAATGCAGCCTGAACTGCAATATCGAACTGCTGTCTCGGGATCAGCTCACGAAGCTTTTCACACATCTTTTTCCCGATGTAGTAGGCATTGCTGTCGTGGATCAGTGAGGAAAGGGCATCTACCATGTCTCCGTTGATCAGGATGTCCATTTTTACAAGCTTGGAAGCTCTGAATCCAATCGGATGGTAATCAAATGACGCATACCCTTTTGAGATGGATTTCAGTCGGTCATAGAAGTCGAAAACCACTTCAGCCAAAGGCATATTGAATACCAGCTCTACTCTTTCTGAAGTTAAATAGCTCTGATTAACAATTTCACCTCGTTTTTCAATACATAATGTCATTACAGAACCTACAAAATCAGATTTTGTAATAATAGAAGCTTTGATGAAAGGCTCTTCTACCCTGTCCATGATCGAAGGATCCATCATTTCAGAAGGGTTGTTGATCAGGATCGGTGTTTCAGGGTCTTTTTTAGAATATCCAAAATACGATACGTTCGGTACCGTAGTAATCACGTTCATATTGAACTCCCTGTCCAGACGTTCCTGAACGATCTCCATGTGAAGCATTCCCAGGAATCCGCAACGGAAACCAAATCCTAAAGCTGCAGAACTTTCCGGTTCAAATACCAAAGAGGCATCATTCAGCCTCAGTTTTTCAAGGGAAAATCTCAATTCTTCAAAATCTTCGGAATCAATAGGATAAATTCCCGCGAATACCATCGGTTTTACTTCTTCAAATCCTTCAATAGGTCCTGAAGCAGGCTTTTCAAATGAAGTAATGGTATCTCCTACTTTTACTTCCCGCGCATCTTTAATTCCGGAAACCAGATATCCCACATCTCCGCAGCCAATAGTCTTTTTAGGAACCTGCTTTAATTTCAGGGTCCCCACCTCATCCGCTCCATACTCTTTTCCGGTAGCAAAGAATTTGATTTTTTCATTTTTGGAAATGCTTCCGTTTACCACTTTGAAATAGGCTTCAATTCCTCTGAAAGGATTGTAAACCGAGTCAAAAACCAAAGCCTGAAGCGGTGCATCAGGATCTCCTACAGGGGCAGGAATTCTTTCAACAATTTTTTCAAGAAGGTCATGAACGCCTTCTCCTGTTTTTCCTGAAACTCTTAAAACATCTTCATATTCGCATCCGATCAGATTCATGATCTCATCGGTTACTTCTTCAGGATTGGCAGACGGAAGGTCAATTTTATTAAGAATCGGAATAATGGTAAGATCATTTTCCAATGCCAGATACAGGTTACTGATGGTTTGAGCC includes:
- a CDS encoding NUDIX hydrolase, whose protein sequence is MQDIKVAVDAVIFGYFDKQDLQLLLIKRKIDPFKGGWALPGGLVLDDENLDDAVKRELYEEAGIKPDFLEQLYTFGNVGRDPRNRVVSVAYLGLVNPSYHELFADSDAEDAQWFSVNKLPSLAFDHKNIIDIALNRLRTKIQYQPIGFNLLNEEFPFSDLENLYRTIVGREIDRRNFRKKIMSYGLLNETNNVKKEGSGRPGKLFTFNQQKYEELEKEGFYFEIK
- a CDS encoding DUF1579 domain-containing protein, producing the protein MKNLLLLFSVVFLATACEKGKPATEKGSSGTDSASAKEWKPVDSATAMKAWMEYSTPGEMQKTLAASDGNWTGTTTTWMENGGNPVTSQSECTNKMILGGRYQQSTYKGNFMGMPFEGMSLMGYDNTKKKFVSTWVDNMGTGIMHAEGDWNPSKKSIELKGKMTDPARPGEECDFREVYTFTDANNHMMEMYGPDSKTGKEYKTMEIKFTRKK
- the lepA gene encoding translation elongation factor 4; translation: MKNIRNFCIIAHIDHGKSTLADRLLEYTNTVSQRELQSQTLDDMDLEKERGITIKSHAIQMDYEYKGEKYILNLIDTPGHVDFSYEVSRSIAACEGALLIVDAAQSIQAQTISNLYLALENDLTIIPILNKIDLPSANPEEVTDEIMNLIGCEYEDVLRVSGKTGEGVHDLLEKIVERIPAPVGDPDAPLQALVFDSVYNPFRGIEAYFKVVNGSISKNEKIKFFATGKEYGADEVGTLKLKQVPKKTIGCGDVGYLVSGIKDAREVKVGDTITSFEKPASGPIEGFEEVKPMVFAGIYPIDSEDFEELRFSLEKLRLNDASLVFEPESSAALGFGFRCGFLGMLHMEIVQERLDREFNMNVITTVPNVSYFGYSKKDPETPILINNPSEMMDPSIMDRVEEPFIKASIITKSDFVGSVMTLCIEKRGEIVNQSYLTSERVELVFNMPLAEVVFDFYDRLKSISKGYASFDYHPIGFRASKLVKMDILINGDMVDALSSLIHDSNAYYIGKKMCEKLRELIPRQQFDIAVQAALGTKVIARETIKALRKDVTAKCYGGDISRKRKLLEKQKEGKKKMKQIGRVEVPQSAFMAVLKLND